One Gemmatimonadota bacterium DNA window includes the following coding sequences:
- a CDS encoding GNAT family N-acetyltransferase: protein MHTPGIYLLDPDHADAIQRLAADARIAATTSIPHPYPEHGARDYVAQQREDRAAGRAWAFAIMDGGALVGACGVHGIAPGATPEVGYWVGVPYWGQGYASFGLRQLLEFVFIHLGLERVGARVLEANPASARVLEKNGMRFVCLQPNEDAALHPPGVPVAWYALTREEWLARRPETPGPLSDGPPPARPIRT, encoded by the coding sequence ATGCACACCCCCGGCATCTACCTCCTGGACCCGGATCACGCCGACGCCATCCAGCGCCTCGCGGCGGACGCGCGCATCGCCGCCACGACCAGCATTCCCCACCCGTACCCCGAGCACGGCGCGCGCGACTACGTCGCGCAGCAGCGGGAAGACCGCGCCGCGGGGCGGGCCTGGGCCTTCGCGATCATGGACGGGGGCGCGCTGGTCGGGGCCTGCGGCGTGCACGGCATCGCCCCGGGCGCCACGCCCGAGGTGGGCTACTGGGTGGGGGTACCGTACTGGGGCCAGGGCTACGCCAGCTTCGGGCTCCGCCAGCTGCTCGAGTTCGTGTTCATCCACCTCGGCCTGGAACGGGTGGGGGCGCGCGTGCTCGAGGCCAATCCCGCCTCCGCGCGGGTGCTCGAGAAGAACGGCATGCGCTTTGTCTGCCTCCAGCCCAACGAGGACGCCGCCCTGCACCCCCCGGGCGTGCCGGTGGCCTGGTACGCCCTCACGCGTGAGGAGTGGCTGGCCCGGCGCCCGGAAACCCCGGGGCCCCTGTCGGACGGTCCACCGCCCGCGCGCCCCATCCGCACCTAG
- a CDS encoding PLP-dependent aminotransferase family protein → MTDLGLAEIAADQPAGLCATDVAGFPAETWNRLLFRHARRGEASVYRPADPSGLPALREALAEHLRLTRGVQCQARQVLVVSSTQQAIDLAARLLLDPGATALVEEPGYPGARAALLAAGATVRGVPVDGEGLVAERLPERPGARLLYVTPSHQFPLGVTLSLARRLALLHWAARTGAWILEDDYDSEFRYDGRPLAALQGLDREGRVLYLGTCNKVLFPGLRLAYLVVPAPLVDAFAAGRRISDGFSPPLPQAVLADFLAGGYFASYLRQARAHYAACRDALVRRVTRAWDGVPLGRSDTGLHLVAYLPRGSNDTRLVRGLPDAGFGVSPLSRYYYGEARHRGLLLFYGATTPERIVRGVGLLAPQVTPLLKGATRPVVP, encoded by the coding sequence ATGACCGACCTCGGGCTGGCCGAGATCGCCGCGGACCAGCCGGCGGGGCTCTGCGCCACGGACGTGGCGGGGTTCCCGGCGGAGACCTGGAACCGGCTGCTGTTCCGGCACGCGCGGCGGGGCGAGGCCTCGGTGTACCGGCCGGCCGACCCCAGCGGGCTGCCGGCGCTGCGTGAGGCGCTGGCGGAGCACCTCCGCCTGACGCGGGGGGTGCAGTGCCAGGCGCGGCAGGTGCTGGTGGTGAGCAGCACGCAGCAGGCGATCGACCTCGCGGCGCGGCTGCTGCTCGATCCCGGGGCCACGGCACTGGTGGAGGAGCCGGGGTATCCGGGCGCGCGCGCGGCGCTGCTCGCGGCGGGCGCCACGGTGCGGGGCGTGCCGGTGGATGGCGAGGGGCTGGTGGCGGAGCGGCTGCCCGAGCGGCCGGGGGCGCGGCTGCTCTACGTCACGCCCTCGCACCAGTTCCCGCTCGGCGTGACGCTGTCGCTGGCGCGGCGGCTGGCGCTGCTCCACTGGGCGGCGCGCACCGGGGCGTGGATCCTCGAGGACGACTACGACAGCGAGTTCCGCTACGACGGGCGCCCGCTGGCGGCGCTGCAGGGGCTCGACCGGGAGGGCCGGGTGCTGTACCTGGGCACCTGCAACAAGGTGCTCTTTCCGGGGCTCCGGCTGGCCTACCTGGTGGTGCCGGCGCCGCTGGTGGATGCCTTTGCCGCCGGGCGGCGGATCAGCGACGGATTCTCGCCCCCGCTGCCGCAGGCGGTGCTGGCCGACTTCCTGGCCGGCGGCTACTTCGCCAGCTACCTGCGCCAGGCGCGGGCGCACTACGCCGCCTGCCGCGACGCGCTGGTGCGCCGGGTGACGCGCGCCTGGGACGGGGTGCCGCTCGGGCGGAGCGACACGGGGCTCCACCTGGTGGCGTACCTGCCGCGGGGCAGCAACGACACCCGGCTGGTGCGCGGGCTGCCCGACGCGGGGTTCGGGGTTTCACCGCTCAGCCGCTACTACTACGGCGAGGCGCGGCACCGGGGACTGCTGCTCTTCTACGGTGCCACCACGCCGGAGCGGATCGTCCGGGGGGTGGGGCTGCTGGCGCCGCAGGTGACGCCGCTGCTCAAGGGGGCGACCCGGCCAGTGGTCCCATAG
- a CDS encoding rhodanese-like domain-containing protein, giving the protein MPSAVMLVPPARSAEALFHFEDSLRFETDCWDVHHARTQGARDFVLLDVRGPELYARGHLPGAVNLPHAKIVEYTLRPFAADAAFVVYCAGPHCNGAQRAAIRLARLGRPVKLMLGGVTGWLDEGFALETGVAAEVAS; this is encoded by the coding sequence ATGCCATCCGCCGTGATGCTCGTCCCCCCCGCCCGGAGCGCCGAGGCGCTCTTCCACTTCGAGGACAGCCTGCGGTTCGAGACCGACTGCTGGGATGTCCACCACGCCCGGACCCAGGGCGCACGGGACTTCGTGCTGCTCGACGTGCGCGGGCCCGAGCTGTACGCCCGGGGTCACCTGCCGGGCGCCGTCAACCTGCCGCACGCCAAGATCGTCGAGTACACGCTGCGTCCCTTCGCGGCCGATGCCGCGTTCGTGGTCTACTGCGCGGGGCCGCACTGCAACGGCGCGCAGCGGGCGGCGATCCGGCTGGCGCGGCTGGGGCGGCCGGTGAAGCTGATGCTCGGCGGCGTGACCGGCTGGCTCGACGAGGGCTTTGCGCTCGAGACGGGCGTGGCGGCGGAGGTGGCCTCATGA
- a CDS encoding DinB family protein encodes MTPEPATAPARACWDRPAPDEYAAYYAHYIGKVPEGDLLALLEAQVAEVRDLLGGLTPAQADHAYAPGKWTVKEVLGHLTDTERVFSHRALSIARGDPLALPSWEHETWIAPARFGERPMASLLAEWTAVRRATMALLAGLPADTPLRRGTASGNPFTVRALAHVPPGHTIWHLEVLRARYL; translated from the coding sequence ATGACCCCGGAACCCGCCACCGCCCCGGCCCGCGCCTGCTGGGACCGGCCCGCGCCGGACGAGTACGCGGCCTACTACGCTCATTACATCGGCAAGGTCCCCGAGGGCGACCTGCTGGCGCTGCTCGAGGCGCAGGTCGCCGAGGTGCGCGACCTGCTGGGCGGGCTCACCCCGGCGCAGGCCGACCACGCCTACGCCCCGGGCAAGTGGACGGTGAAGGAGGTGCTGGGCCACCTCACCGACACCGAGCGGGTGTTCAGCCACCGCGCGCTCAGCATCGCCCGCGGCGACCCGCTTGCGCTGCCGAGCTGGGAGCACGAGACCTGGATCGCGCCGGCGCGCTTCGGCGAGCGCCCCATGGCGAGCCTGCTCGCGGAGTGGACGGCGGTGCGCCGCGCCACCATGGCGCTGCTGGCGGGGCTCCCCGCCGACACGCCCCTGCGCCGGGGCACCGCCTCGGGCAACCCCTTCACGGTGCGGGCCCTGGCCCACGTGCCGCCGGGCCACACCATCTGGCACCTCGAGGTGCTGCGGGCGCGGTACCTGTGA
- a CDS encoding GNAT family N-acetyltransferase: MRGLAAYERYAADFQVTEAVLLAQGFAGGARDFEALLAEEAGAVLGMAVHYMVPFTYRARPTLYLKELYVAEAGRDRGAGAALMTALARRARARGCALVKWQVARWNAGAMRFYERLGARPDDGWVDYQLDAAGIAALAGAGARDGAPGRRD, encoded by the coding sequence ATGCGCGGGCTCGCGGCGTACGAACGCTACGCGGCCGACTTCCAGGTGACCGAGGCGGTGCTGCTGGCGCAGGGGTTCGCCGGCGGGGCGCGCGACTTCGAGGCGCTGCTGGCGGAGGAGGCGGGGGCCGTGCTCGGGATGGCGGTGCACTACATGGTGCCGTTCACCTACCGCGCGCGGCCCACCTTGTACCTCAAGGAGCTGTACGTGGCGGAGGCGGGGCGGGACCGCGGCGCCGGGGCGGCGCTGATGACGGCGCTGGCCCGGCGGGCGCGGGCGCGCGGCTGCGCGCTGGTGAAGTGGCAGGTGGCGCGGTGGAACGCCGGCGCGATGCGCTTCTACGAACGCCTGGGCGCGCGCCCGGATGACGGATGGGTGGATTACCAGCTCGACGCCGCCGGCATCGCGGCGCTGGCCGGCGCGGGCGCCCGCGACGGGGCGCCCGGCCGGCGGGACTAG
- a CDS encoding BtrH N-terminal domain-containing protein, whose product MTIPATAALRTVLAHAGQPVSEPLLFVQAGGIGAGVFAFQYEKEDIATLFLAGRHLWADDHAYLTAAARCLGWKTVTKESTSVKAAEQELRKALERGAPVIAWVDAAHLPHRVMPAHYSGGGYHVITVQAIAGDEARITDGGGEPFGIALRDLAAARGRIAKFRNRLLWLDGRAGRPPSPDAVLADARKTCVTTLRKAKMANFRLDAFAELADRMTAPKGKESWVEMFPPGPRLWAALTSLHEYVERYGTGGGLCRGICAAGLREAGLSAPATAYAALAGEWTALAEAALPAGVPACDEARALFARRTALVAARGPVPEIRACWEGLSRLQRDARKSFPLDAARSADLRATLAERLRAIHAMELAALDLL is encoded by the coding sequence ATGACCATCCCCGCCACCGCCGCCCTGCGGACAGTCCTCGCCCACGCCGGGCAGCCCGTCAGCGAGCCGCTGCTGTTCGTCCAGGCGGGCGGCATCGGCGCCGGGGTCTTCGCCTTCCAGTATGAGAAGGAAGACATCGCCACCCTCTTCCTCGCGGGCCGCCACCTCTGGGCCGACGACCACGCCTACCTCACGGCGGCCGCCAGGTGCCTGGGCTGGAAGACGGTGACGAAGGAGAGCACCAGCGTGAAGGCGGCGGAGCAGGAGCTCCGCAAGGCGCTCGAGCGCGGGGCGCCGGTGATCGCCTGGGTCGACGCCGCGCACCTCCCGCATCGGGTGATGCCGGCGCACTACAGCGGCGGCGGCTATCACGTCATCACGGTGCAGGCCATCGCCGGCGACGAGGCGCGGATCACCGACGGGGGCGGGGAGCCCTTCGGCATCGCGCTCCGCGACCTGGCCGCCGCCCGCGGCCGGATCGCCAAGTTCCGCAACCGGCTCCTCTGGCTCGACGGCCGCGCCGGGCGGCCGCCGTCCCCCGACGCCGTGCTCGCCGACGCCCGGAAGACCTGCGTCACCACCCTGCGCAAGGCGAAGATGGCCAACTTCCGGCTCGACGCCTTTGCCGAGCTGGCCGACCGGATGACCGCCCCCAAGGGGAAGGAGAGCTGGGTGGAGATGTTCCCGCCCGGCCCGCGCCTGTGGGCGGCGCTCACCTCGCTGCACGAGTATGTCGAGCGCTACGGCACCGGCGGCGGGCTCTGCCGCGGCATCTGTGCCGCGGGCCTCCGTGAGGCCGGGCTGTCGGCCCCCGCCACCGCGTACGCCGCGCTCGCCGGGGAATGGACCGCGCTGGCGGAGGCCGCGCTGCCCGCCGGGGTCCCGGCGTGTGATGAGGCGCGCGCCCTGTTCGCCCGGCGCACCGCCCTGGTCGCCGCCCGGGGGCCCGTCCCCGAGATCCGTGCCTGCTGGGAGGGGTTGAGCCGTCTCCAGCGCGATGCCCGGAAGAGCTTCCCCCTCGACGCCGCCCGGTCGGCCGACCTCCGCGCCACCCTGGCGGAACGCCTCCGTGCCATCCACGCCATGGAACTGGCCGCCCTCGACCTGCTCTGA
- a CDS encoding fasciclin domain-containing protein, producing the protein MPAVTLDPNSIAGIAAGSADHTTLVTALKAVDYVLPLNNPGPFTVFAPVNAAFDKLPDGTVETLLKPESASQLRTILLHHVIVTAYDPTQLTDGLVLTMLAGGSVTVQRQGDELTVGGAKVLGSVRAGNGMLYIVDGVLLPN; encoded by the coding sequence ATGCCGGCGGTGACGCTCGACCCCAACAGCATCGCGGGGATCGCCGCGGGCTCGGCGGACCACACCACGCTGGTCACCGCCCTCAAGGCGGTGGACTACGTGCTGCCGCTCAACAATCCCGGGCCGTTCACCGTCTTCGCGCCGGTCAACGCCGCCTTCGACAAGCTGCCGGACGGCACGGTGGAGACCCTGCTCAAGCCGGAGAGCGCGAGCCAGCTCCGCACCATCCTGCTGCACCACGTGATCGTCACCGCGTACGACCCGACGCAGCTGACCGACGGCCTGGTGCTCACCATGCTGGCCGGAGGCAGCGTGACGGTGCAGCGGCAAGGGGACGAGCTCACGGTCGGCGGCGCCAAGGTGCTCGGCTCGGTCCGCGCCGGGAACGGGATGCTGTACATCGTGGACGGGGTGCTGCTGCCCAACTAG
- a CDS encoding glycoside hydrolase family 127 protein, translating to MTSHLSRRDFMAATAAASALLRPGALWAAPGDTPPITPRARPFPLDRVRLRPGYVADQLEINRRHLLAQDPDRLLHMFRVTAGLASTAEPLGGWEAPDNELRGHYTGHYLSACALLVAATGDPAIRARAEAVVAGLAGCQHALGSGYLSAFPEELFDRLRAGQPAWAPFYTIHKLMAGLLDLHQLAGSAPAREVLERQARWVGRWCQPLGDAHMARVLEREYGGMNEVLYNLYALTGDAQHLALAHRFDHERFFAPLALGRDELAGLHANTSIPKVIGAARRHELLGERRARDIAEYFWHQVTGRRCYATGGTSADEGWGELGALAAGLSGYTQECCVTYNMLKLSRHLFSWTADPRVADYYERAYLNGILGTMHPADGDKLYYVSLADGLWKLFGTPGHDYWCCTGSMAESFAKLGDSLYFHDEAGLYVNLFVASELDWRERDVRIVQDTRFPEEEVTRLTVRTARPATFALRVRVPAWAAGGHATLNGRALESFAPPGSYLVVERRWKDGDRLEVTLPMALRAESLPDAPARHALCYGPLVLVGRLGTEGLTPEALRAEPTAPRTVPEYRLPSVPAPTLVGSASDLAPWIQPVAGRPLTFTTRGQPIDLELVPFYRSLDERYAVYWTIAEA from the coding sequence ATGACCAGCCACCTCTCGCGCCGCGACTTCATGGCCGCCACCGCCGCCGCCAGCGCCCTGCTCCGGCCCGGGGCCCTGTGGGCGGCCCCTGGCGACACGCCGCCCATCACCCCGCGTGCCCGGCCGTTCCCCCTCGACCGGGTCCGCCTCCGCCCCGGCTACGTGGCCGACCAGCTCGAGATCAACCGGCGCCACCTGCTGGCGCAGGATCCCGACCGCCTGCTGCACATGTTCCGGGTCACCGCCGGCCTCGCCTCCACGGCCGAGCCCCTCGGCGGCTGGGAGGCCCCGGACAACGAGCTGCGCGGGCACTACACCGGCCACTACCTCTCCGCCTGCGCGCTGCTCGTCGCCGCCACCGGCGACCCGGCCATCCGCGCCCGCGCGGAGGCCGTCGTCGCCGGGCTGGCCGGGTGCCAGCACGCGCTCGGCAGCGGCTACCTGAGCGCCTTTCCCGAGGAGCTGTTCGACCGGCTCCGCGCCGGCCAGCCCGCCTGGGCGCCCTTCTACACCATTCACAAGCTCATGGCCGGCCTGCTCGACCTGCACCAGCTCGCGGGAAGCGCACCGGCGCGCGAGGTGCTCGAGCGGCAGGCCCGCTGGGTGGGCCGCTGGTGCCAGCCCCTCGGTGACGCCCACATGGCCCGGGTACTCGAGCGCGAATACGGCGGGATGAACGAGGTGCTCTACAACCTCTACGCCCTCACCGGGGACGCGCAGCACCTGGCGCTGGCGCATCGCTTCGACCACGAGCGGTTCTTCGCCCCGCTGGCGCTGGGCCGCGACGAGCTGGCCGGGCTCCACGCCAACACCAGCATCCCCAAGGTCATCGGCGCCGCCCGGCGGCACGAGCTGCTGGGCGAGCGGCGCGCCCGCGACATCGCCGAGTACTTCTGGCACCAGGTCACCGGCCGGCGCTGCTACGCCACCGGCGGCACCAGCGCCGATGAGGGGTGGGGCGAGCTCGGCGCGCTGGCCGCGGGGCTCTCCGGCTACACCCAGGAGTGCTGCGTCACCTACAACATGCTCAAGCTCTCGCGCCACCTCTTCAGCTGGACCGCCGACCCCCGCGTGGCCGACTACTACGAGCGCGCCTACCTCAACGGCATCCTCGGCACCATGCACCCCGCCGACGGCGACAAGCTGTACTATGTGAGCCTCGCCGACGGGCTGTGGAAGCTCTTCGGCACCCCGGGGCACGACTACTGGTGCTGCACCGGCAGCATGGCGGAGTCGTTCGCGAAGCTCGGGGACAGCCTCTACTTCCACGACGAGGCCGGCCTCTACGTGAACCTCTTCGTGGCGTCGGAGCTGGACTGGCGGGAGCGCGACGTGCGGATCGTGCAGGACACCCGCTTCCCGGAGGAGGAGGTCACCCGGCTCACGGTGCGCACCGCGCGGCCCGCCACCTTTGCGCTCCGGGTGCGGGTGCCGGCGTGGGCCGCCGGTGGCCACGCGACGCTCAACGGCCGCGCCCTCGAGAGCTTCGCCCCCCCGGGGAGCTACCTGGTGGTGGAGCGCCGCTGGAAGGACGGCGATCGGCTGGAGGTCACCCTGCCCATGGCGCTCCGCGCCGAGTCGCTGCCCGACGCGCCCGCGCGCCACGCCCTCTGCTACGGCCCGCTGGTGCTGGTGGGCAGGCTCGGCACCGAGGGCCTCACCCCCGAGGCCCTCCGCGCCGAACCCACCGCGCCCCGCACCGTGCCCGAGTACCGGCTCCCGTCGGTGCCGGCGCCGACCCTGGTCGGGTCCGCCAGCGACCTTGCCCCCTGGATCCAGCCGGTTGCCGGGCGGCCGCTCACGTTCACCACCCGCGGCCAGCCGATCGACCTCGAGCTGGTGCCCTTCTACCGCTCGCTCGACGAGCGCTACGCGGTGTACTGGACCATCGCGGAGGCCTGA